From Pseudomonadota bacterium:
AAAAAGGATATGAGCCTTGATAGTGACCCAACAGTAATATACGGAACGGGTGCATTTAATAGTGCGATAAAAAAATCCCACTTAACAACCTACACCGCATATAACACATATACATTTAAAGGCTTACCAAAAGGACCGATTTGCAGTCCGGATAAAAATTCAATCATGGCAGCGCTGTATCCAGCAGCAGTAGAATATCTTTATTTTGTTTCTAAAAATGATGGATCCCATGTCTTTTCGAAAGACATGAACGAACATAACCGTTTTGTAATAATGTATCAACGAGCCAAAAACACAAAAAAATGAGTGAAGGAGGGATTTATGGCAAAAGATGTTGCAGTTATTGGTGTTGGCCAGAGTTCATTTGTAAGAGGCTATGAAGGCTCCATCAGGGAATTGGCCTTTGAGTCATTCAGGGAGGCTATGCAGGATGCGGGTATTACACAGAAGGATGTTGATGCTTCTGTTTTTTGCTCGGCCCCTGAATATGATAAACAGAGGTCGCCTGCTGGTGTCATGGCAGAGTATTTGGGGTTAATTCCCCAGCCGACCTTTTACATTGAAACTGTTTGTTCTTCAAGCAGTTCCGGTGTGAAGGTAGCGTATAGCATGATCAAGTCAGGTCTCCATGATATCGTTGTTGTCCTCGGCTTCCAGAAGATGTCAGAAATCACTTCTGCTGAATCCCAGGAAAGGATGGGGAGGGGTGCAGACATCCAGTGGGAGGCACCTTTTGGAACGATGATGCCTGCCTACTATGCATTATATGCAAGGGCTTATATGGCAAACCACGGCTTAACCCACGATGACCTCATGGCAGTGAGGCTCAAATCTGCCACTTATGGGGTAATTAATGAAAGGGCGGTCTACCGCAAAGGGGTGAAACCCGAAGATTTTGATCCAAAGAATCCTGATGCAAAGCTGGCAGGTCCTGTAGCATGGCCCTTGCGCGTGGGTGATTGCTGT
This genomic window contains:
- a CDS encoding beta-ketoacyl synthase N-terminal-like domain-containing protein, whose protein sequence is MAKDVAVIGVGQSSFVRGYEGSIRELAFESFREAMQDAGITQKDVDASVFCSAPEYDKQRSPAGVMAEYLGLIPQPTFYIETVCSSSSSGVKVAYSMIKSGLHDIVVVLGFQKMSEITSAESQERMGRGADIQWEAPFGTMMPAYYALYARAYMANHGLTHDDLMAVRLKSATYGVINERAVYRKGVKPEDFDPKNPDAKLAGPVAWPLRVGDCCANADGSSCIILANAKKVKAISKKPIWILGIGAASEAVNMAARPDFAKGLSVGYGAANQAYKMAKITAKDVDVAEVHDCFTIAEIMAYEGLGFAKVGEGKELIKAKETYKEGRIPVNVDGGLLSKGHPIGATGGSQIRTIVLQLRGEAGPMQIKDPEIGLVHNVGGVGLYGNVTIFGR